Proteins found in one Verrucomicrobiota bacterium genomic segment:
- a CDS encoding VWA domain-containing protein: MRSKIKNKTEHPDHRQRNRCKRKGQYTALFSILLLPMLLFLGMGLDFGMYYINEARLIRAVDGAALRLASNYSTDIGDQQDVVADMIQANYPNWGNPGGWTQLTSDPDGYQFRSVSSKGNTIYFAATQANSSTSAGDSSSLFPLPNTLGYDGEDNMGGSKGGYTYTATNGLRDAIYDGYEWDTNLDTTAYQQSQAISVRMKAEVSHNTYFLPLARIDTIDMSQETEVSRRPSVTILILDNSQSMNNNDTGDGRRYEALQQAVKNFVSEFDDSQDLFGVVYFAGKGKIMFPKNGPFVPRTGFQATITDMMDTDDEIEQDFILGPHTHAQEAMRLAYNMVENYFSAVPEARDNVKVSYVFFTDGQFTSARTMVRGPGYNTIHDQDSVPWTHYVKPVSYSSNLAGVTFNQRSANGGDSGNYDLATLIQGVDMTTMEGINTNISKWYTNTKNVAWRSVASSEKYSTDTDVNSIQAAVRGGNDLDSRNDDFWAPWTWVNATFGGANNLVNQTPIPIVMSNYNDAVVDAGKDAYVSNDGSSYVYFANEIDPATGMEVSPAVSKPQFLVGQQLMDDIIFNEVNRVTGDAVLTFPGRIRTPRQNWTTDQNTDVTTMILYAGWPDEWKALQTNPNRYPYYYYRTPDVDESIRWTSTLIDPNRNMDVEELEMEPGCISFQNHHLRYNNKPVQGNARFGAWDDGDNVFEDISIDSWMSAQHDGNNTKNRQRTHRSFRMQEIYPEFNLGGDHESSTSGHPTQFWSWKSGGWMNVTQSKILTEANWLTEVQCWLAREDHDATVYTVIFGRSLQNEHYSMSNVKSSDSGQKLYDGQKLGVCYRADTATELQEVFADIASRIAVSITQ, translated from the coding sequence ATGAGATCTAAAATAAAAAATAAAACCGAGCACCCTGACCACCGTCAAAGAAATAGATGTAAGAGAAAGGGACAATATACCGCCCTTTTCTCTATTCTCTTACTTCCCATGCTTTTATTCTTAGGCATGGGCCTAGATTTTGGAATGTACTACATAAACGAAGCACGCTTGATTCGGGCAGTAGATGGTGCAGCCTTGAGATTAGCCTCCAACTATAGCACGGATATAGGAGATCAGCAGGATGTGGTAGCGGATATGATTCAGGCGAATTATCCGAATTGGGGAAATCCTGGTGGGTGGACTCAATTAACCAGTGATCCAGATGGCTATCAGTTCAGATCTGTAAGCTCTAAGGGGAATACAATTTACTTTGCGGCTACTCAGGCCAACTCTTCCACCAGTGCTGGTGATAGTTCCTCTCTTTTCCCATTGCCCAATACGCTTGGCTATGATGGAGAGGATAATATGGGCGGGAGTAAAGGTGGATATACCTATACGGCAACCAATGGATTACGTGATGCGATCTACGATGGATACGAATGGGATACTAATCTTGATACAACGGCTTATCAACAAAGTCAGGCTATTAGTGTGAGAATGAAAGCTGAAGTGAGTCATAATACTTATTTTCTTCCATTAGCTAGGATTGATACGATAGACATGTCACAAGAAACTGAAGTGTCGCGCAGACCGTCTGTGACCATTCTTATTTTAGATAATTCACAGTCAATGAATAACAACGACACCGGTGATGGTCGTCGTTATGAAGCACTGCAACAGGCTGTAAAAAATTTTGTAAGTGAATTTGATGATTCGCAAGACTTATTTGGAGTGGTTTACTTTGCGGGAAAAGGCAAGATTATGTTTCCAAAGAATGGCCCCTTTGTTCCTCGAACAGGCTTTCAGGCAACTATTACGGATATGATGGACACTGATGATGAGATCGAGCAGGATTTCATATTAGGCCCACACACTCATGCTCAAGAGGCTATGCGTTTAGCTTATAACATGGTGGAGAATTATTTTTCAGCGGTTCCAGAAGCTAGAGATAATGTAAAAGTTTCTTATGTCTTCTTCACAGACGGTCAATTCACTTCCGCTAGGACTATGGTTCGAGGACCTGGTTATAACACGATTCACGACCAAGATAGTGTGCCCTGGACTCACTACGTTAAGCCTGTTAGCTATAGCAGTAATCTCGCTGGAGTGACATTCAATCAAAGGAGTGCTAACGGAGGGGATTCCGGCAATTATGATTTGGCTACTTTAATACAGGGCGTGGATATGACCACCATGGAGGGTATTAATACCAACATCAGTAAATGGTATACGAATACCAAAAATGTCGCATGGCGCAGCGTTGCATCGAGCGAAAAATACTCGACTGACACAGATGTTAACAGTATTCAGGCAGCCGTGAGAGGGGGTAACGATTTGGACTCGCGTAACGATGATTTTTGGGCCCCCTGGACATGGGTAAATGCTACCTTTGGGGGAGCAAACAACTTAGTCAACCAAACACCCATTCCAATAGTGATGTCTAATTACAACGATGCTGTTGTCGATGCTGGCAAGGATGCTTATGTTTCCAATGATGGATCAAGTTATGTTTATTTTGCAAATGAGATTGATCCAGCGACGGGTATGGAAGTAAGTCCAGCAGTTTCTAAGCCTCAATTTCTCGTTGGGCAACAACTTATGGATGATATTATTTTTAATGAAGTTAATAGGGTGACTGGGGACGCAGTTTTAACATTTCCAGGCCGCATACGCACTCCTCGTCAGAATTGGACAACAGATCAAAATACTGATGTCACAACGATGATCTTATACGCTGGTTGGCCCGACGAATGGAAAGCGCTACAAACCAATCCTAACAGGTATCCCTACTATTATTATAGGACCCCAGATGTTGATGAGAGTATTCGTTGGACGAGCACTCTTATCGATCCTAACCGGAATATGGATGTAGAGGAGTTGGAAATGGAGCCCGGTTGTATATCATTCCAAAACCATCACTTACGGTACAATAATAAACCTGTGCAAGGTAATGCGCGGTTTGGTGCTTGGGATGATGGGGACAATGTTTTCGAAGATATCAGCATAGACTCATGGATGTCTGCACAGCATGATGGTAATAACACAAAGAATAGACAGCGGACTCATAGAAGTTTCCGTATGCAGGAAATTTATCCTGAATTTAATCTAGGTGGTGATCATGAGTCCTCTACTAGTGGCCATCCCACTCAATTCTGGTCTTGGAAGAGTGGGGGCTGGATGAATGTTACGCAAAGCAAAATTCTAACAGAGGCTAATTGGCTGACGGAGGTTCAGTGCTGGTTAGCAAGAGAGGATCACGACGCAACAGTCTATACGGTAATTTTTGGTCGAAGCTTACAGAATGAACACTACTCAATGTCGAATGTAAAATCCAGTGACAGTGGGCAGAAGCTTTATGATGGCCAAAAGCTTGGTGTTTGTTATAGGGCCGATACAGCTACTGAACTCCAAGAGGTATTCGCTGATATTGCATCAAGAATTGCTGTTAGTATTACTCAGTAG
- a CDS encoding TadE family protein, translated as MKTKQYVELKIFRSRPTKRGQATVEFAMFAALFLSMTLVGYDLAFQVSRGQALASVARESARAYVSVKSSIDTGGSGNSTAVDSSDESDVNLGSIESSDGSEDPFQAAIDIAMQMVVPTDYADRENAKNNDTWNIFVSVVKRIDSTGTLNDDVDVDGDGVIDGEADDILVIDDSRSFPGTSDNFRSRFVTEEKIITVDGAATTYDVIKNPENYNLSVSYLGYLQTFVAVELFQEVNMISGLDNLMGWAGFDEIYEVAYY; from the coding sequence ATGAAAACAAAGCAGTATGTTGAGTTAAAGATATTTCGCAGTAGACCGACTAAAAGAGGCCAGGCAACTGTTGAATTTGCTATGTTTGCGGCGCTTTTCTTATCTATGACACTTGTGGGCTATGATCTAGCTTTTCAAGTGAGTCGAGGGCAAGCATTAGCATCGGTAGCAAGAGAGTCGGCACGAGCTTACGTATCGGTGAAATCTAGTATTGATACTGGGGGCTCAGGAAATTCAACGGCAGTAGACTCATCAGATGAAAGCGATGTCAACCTTGGATCGATAGAATCATCTGATGGCAGTGAGGATCCTTTCCAAGCTGCTATAGATATAGCGATGCAAATGGTTGTGCCCACAGACTATGCTGATCGTGAAAACGCTAAAAATAATGATACCTGGAATATCTTTGTAAGTGTAGTCAAGCGCATCGATTCAACCGGGACACTGAATGATGATGTTGATGTGGATGGTGATGGGGTTATAGATGGCGAGGCTGATGATATATTGGTCATAGATGATTCAAGATCCTTCCCGGGAACAAGTGATAACTTTAGATCACGATTTGTAACAGAGGAAAAGATTATAACCGTAGACGGTGCCGCAACCACTTATGATGTAATAAAAAATCCTGAAAATTATAATCTCAGTGTTTCTTACTTAGGATATTTGCAGACATTCGTCGCTGTGGAGCTGTTCCAAGAAGTGAATATGATATCGGGGCTAGATAATTTAATGGGCTGGGCCGGGTTTGATGAGATTTATGAAGTAGCGTACTACTAG
- a CDS encoding TadE/TadG family type IV pilus assembly protein — translation MSLVQYSPNRIKQKKAQSTVEFALCLPVFVMMVFGVVDLNRYSLQAQSMDRLLRATARFAVTGRVIQTDPSDANTKLDRRASIIKMAEVSNPTPNIIAVDADGDDATFSMTPNDGGEPSDRLTLTITSEFSFVTPLIEGFLGRDGESFNIFKQMTVINEQGFSLTNPEVLFIN, via the coding sequence ATGAGTTTGGTTCAATATTCACCTAATCGAATAAAGCAAAAAAAAGCTCAGTCCACCGTAGAATTTGCACTCTGTTTACCTGTATTTGTGATGATGGTATTTGGGGTGGTTGACCTAAATCGCTATTCATTACAAGCGCAGAGTATGGATAGACTGCTTAGAGCTACGGCGAGATTTGCTGTAACAGGAAGGGTGATCCAAACGGATCCTAGTGATGCTAATACAAAATTGGATAGAAGGGCTTCGATTATTAAGATGGCAGAGGTCAGTAACCCAACACCAAATATTATTGCGGTAGATGCAGATGGTGATGATGCAACTTTTTCAATGACTCCAAATGACGGAGGTGAGCCTTCAGATCGTCTAACTCTAACAATAACTTCAGAATTTAGCTTTGTGACTCCATTAATTGAGGGCTTTTTAGGAAGAGATGGAGAGAGCTTTAATATTTTCAAACAAATGACAGTTATTAATGAGCAAGGATTTAGTCTGACGAATCCAGAGGTGCTCTTTATCAATTAA